One Gopherus evgoodei ecotype Sinaloan lineage chromosome 1, rGopEvg1_v1.p, whole genome shotgun sequence genomic window, TCCAGTATAGATTTCTTTTAGGTACAGTTTTGGCAAAGGAAAAATCCCATTTTATATCCCTATTCTATTAACTTTGGAACTTATCAGAGAAGATTCTTTTTGCACAACTGAGTGAAGCTCGGTTGAAAACTGGCTTgctaaaatattccatttctaatataaccAGGGCCCTCAATGCCACTGAGCTCTGGCTTAATCCATGTCATTCTCCATACATCCAGTAACTTGAGGTCAGCACAGTGCTTGTCATTCATAATAGATCTGACTGAAAGATGTGTGTGTATTCAAGTCATCTTCTGCAGATTATTCCCCCAGCTCACTTTCTGTTCCCATTTGTCTGCACATTAGCAAACCAACCTTTTAACATTTATGCAATGTGCTAACCTGGAGACAGTGGCAGGAATACCGGAGCGCAAATGAGCATTAACTCCTGTCAACTGAGAATCTGGTTTTTGAAGTAGACACTAATTTGTGAGTTTTGATGTATCTCAGCTCATACTCTATCTGCAGTCAGTCACTTTAAGCACACTTTAATAGCTGTGCTCAAATGTAGACAGCTTCTGGAAGCATTATGTTAACACATGAAATATGCATTATACatatctccttttaaaaaaaaaacccaaaatacatttaaatgaattttttaacCGTTTCTTCAGACAAAGGCATAATATTACACACACCAATACCTCCCCCCCATCAGTACAAACCTTTGTTTATATTTGTATAGACTGAACTTTTAAACTACAGATTTGAATTGTACAAGTGGATAAACATTAGTGATCACTGGGAATTGTAGGGGGGAAAAATTGCTATGGTAATAACTATAGACTTGACATAAGAAAGCGTCACAATTAATAGTTCCAGATAACTATAGCACCTGTAGCAAGCTAAGGTAAGCACATATTAGTAACAGATACAGCTTTATAAAAATCTCAGCAAAAGTTAGCTAAATATATAGCCTGTTATAACCGGTCAGAGATCTTTGATTAGCAGAGTAAAAACGTGGAGTTCTCTCATGATTTATGATACAGGAAGatgcagggccagattcttgAATTCAccagagttatgctgatttaccctAATTGATGATCTGGTCCACTCATTCtatttctctctctatatatgtaTAGTATAATTATTATAGAAAGCCACAATGTACATACTGGTAATAGTGTTCTGTCTCCTTAAGGAGGTTTTTAAACTTCATGCTTAAATAGCGCTTTACTGTTGTTCCTCAGTGTCTCCCTTGAATACCCCCCTACCCACACACTTTACTAATATCTAAAAACATTTTCCAGACATAAGCATGTGTGGGTGTGTGGAGGGAGTGTATGAAAATTTCAAGGGGACCTGACATCCCAGGCTTAAATATAGAATATATGCATAGCGGCTTCTAACACACAAACATAACGGTTTCTGATTTTAGAAGCCCCAAGGCAACATTATACAATTTAGCAGACACAGTAGATGAAAAAGTTAGTCCTAGTACTTAACTACAGTTTCCAGAGCTCTTGTGTAGCTCTATGTTTTAGGCAAAGCTCCAAGAAGCTGCCCTCACAGAGCTAGATGGAGCTGGCAAGGCTCAGATGGCGATTACGTGAAGGCACAGTCGGAGAGTGGGCTTGCTTACAATGTCTGTATGTTTTGGCTGCTGTGTTCCTCATCTGTCACGTAAAGCCAAATCATGGCAGTTCCCCTTCCTCCAAAGTCTAGTTTCATTTTAGTACTAGTGGAGGAGGATTGTGCACATCTCAGCGTTTTACGACTTATAAGAAACAGTCACTGCCTGGGTTCATGGTCAGTTTTAGAATGTGACATTTTGCTAAGTATTTTGCTATGTATCTCAGTTCCTTTTTTGTTATCCTTATTATAACTCCAGTATTTGCATAATACAACATCAAAATACCTCAAACCCAGAGCAAAGCTGATGCTTTTTTATATGTTATGCATGCAACATCCCTGCTTACATGTGTTCCGGGGACTGCATGGGTAAGGGATTAAAGAACCAGGCGCCAGCCTTAGGGAAAAGTCCAACTGAATTTCATAGAGAATGAAGATCTTAAGCTTGGTAATAGAATGCAATGGAGAATTATACCCCACCGCTGTAGTTCTGTAAAATGGTCTGAAACAGACTATAGAAAGATCTGATTCTCCATGAAATTTTCATGTAGAGTAAGGGCCCATTAGCAGTATAAAGGGGCCATAAAGTGAGCACAGATGTAATTTATGCTCTCTTTAAGGCCCGTTTATACTGCCAGAACAATGGAAAGTGGAgatagtgtaaatgaaaatcagtctAAGATTTGAGGGTAGACTATATAAACCTTCCTCAATTCCTGTGCAACCATATTGGTTTAATCACTATCCAGTTTTAGTGGGCTTTTCCTGAGGATTCATTTCcaggactgatttttttcccttcacgcCTCTTTAATAGTTTGCAAGAGCTTTAGGTCCCAGTCCTCCTCCCATTGAAGTTCAGGTGAATTTTTGCTTTCTATTCGCTTTTACTGGAGCAGGAtctgccactgtctgaagactCTAGATAAATAACTTTTTAGTTTTGCTCTATCAAAGTTCTCAGGATTTCATGTTTGGAACAAAATGCATATTGTAAAACCAGGGCCAGGAGACAGCTGTTTCATAATAGCTTCTGTGGCTGTTTCCTGGTATGACCTCTACGTTCTGGATGTCTGATAGATAGATAGTTATAATTTGCTAGTTCAAAATACCTATTAaacagtaaatattttaattatatacaTGATCaatatgggtttttttccccctttcagaGCAAAGGGTTAAGCTGCAATGTACTGTTTAATATACTGAATTCTACCATGTAGTTTAAAAATATAGGTAGGCTGCTATTAGAATACACAGAGTTCTAGGGAACAGGCATTTTTTCCAATACATTCATTGTATTTTCTGTAGCCAGCCTCAGATCTTTCACAGCAAACATGCATTGTCCCTCATCATTCTGATGGATTCAGTAGTGCTGAAGGATGCCAACCTATTTAAATCATTGGATTGTGGCTGAAGCCCTCTGTGTAGCAGGTCGCCTCCCACCCCTTCACATGAGAGAGGAGGCACAGGGTACAGGACCTAACAGATTGCAGTgaatagaaaatgaaaacaagGGATTGGGATGAAGGTCAAAGGATTAAAACTGACAGATCTGGAGAATGACCATTTAGCCATATTGGAAATATGGCACAGGCAGCAGATGATCAAACTTCACGTCCTGCACTGCCACTCAGCCTCGTGTGGGGTTAGAGGGTTGGTCAATCTCCATGTCTATTCAGTCCTTGAGTGCTACAGATACAGAAGGGTGCCAGCTTTAGTGGTAGCAACCCTCACTCTTTGAGCTATCCCCTTTAAAACAGTTTAACAAACCCTTTTCACAAAACTAAAATAATTCAGTTATTCTCACCCCTACTACTTCTTCCCTGGCCAATAAAATCCCCTGGACTTTTGGTAAGACACCAGCCTGGATAAAGGCATCCTTTGAACAATGTGagtaaaatgtttgtattttccaccaaaaattgtagcattttcaaaagtgtccaaaTGAACAAGACTGAGATTCCtgagtgcctaagtcccttttgaaaatggggcttcTTAGACACTTTGAAAAATGTTACCTCACATCTAAAACAGAGCAGCCCTGAGAGCGAGCTGTCAGGATTGCTGTGGGGCCCCATCCTCTGGATCTCCAGGGGCCCCCCATTTTGAGGGGTGAACCCTGCCCTCTTTTCTGTCTCTGGATTGTACTGGAAAGGAGGAAAAGTTGCTTCCCATACGTGTCTCCTTTGGGACGCTAAATATTCCATGGGGTCACATGCAATGGCTATTCAGATGTTAGGATCAAgcaattcccactgacatcaataagaTACTTTCCACTAACATCAAGGAGAGGTGGATCGGTTCCCCAAATGGTGGTGGTGGGCCCCAAATCAGTCCATTTGATTGAATTCCACTGTACCTGGCTTCTTCCCAAGGTTGGCATTACCTCAGCTTTATTTGAAGACCATTTTGGAGTCAGATTTGCTGCTTAGAGTGCACCAGTTTAGCTGCACAGTTAATGCTGATGCAAAATTGCACCCACAAGTACTTGTGCCTGCAGGTTTGTGGGCACAAAAAGGGAGGCCAGGTTGAGGCTGGTCTCAAAAAAATTACACTTTGGGGGTTAATATTTTTCATACGTGGTTAAGACCCAGATgccaaaggcatttaggcacttaattcccactgacttcgaTGGGAGATAGGTGTCCAAATACCTTTGCAGGTCTCAGCCTATGTGACTTAGGAGTCttagtcacattttcaaaagtgacataagCACCTAGGAAGCTTAAGTGTCATTGCAAGTCAAGGGGACTTAtgttcctaagtgcctaaatcacttttgaaattgGGACTGAAGCACATAAGTCatgtaggcacttttgaaaatgctaccTCAAGTTATTCTCACTCCCCTTCCTACAGAAGCTGTTGTACAGTTTTGGTGATACACAATGATGGTTTTATTGCACCCAAATGGTGGAGTCACTTCAGGTGGGATGCGGGATCTCTAGATATACAGGGCaagattctccactgccttggccCTTGCCCTTTGTGCATCTGTGCAAATGAATGTGCGCAAAGTACTACCAAATCAGACATCTTTGTTCACTCACAGAAGTTTTGTATCTACTTTACAGAGGTGCAAATGACTATACAAGGAGCAAAtcagtagagaatcaggcccataagcTGTAAAACACTTTTGGATCCTAATCGTTGGGATACAAACCACTATTCAAATGCAGTTTGCAATGAATGATTGATTATCTTCACCATCACTCATTAGGAAATCATTGTGCTCTTGTACTCATAGATTATGTTCTTAGGACACTGGCAATACcttctcggggggagggggggcttttTATTTATGTAGTGATATATCTTTCAGAGTTTTGGGGCTAAATCCATCCCTGGTGCAACTCTATTGTCTTCACAGGAAGTACGTCATGAAGGCATTTGGCCTGTTGCACTTGGAGGAAAGTAGAACTGGCGTAATTGGGTAAACATCCTTTTTGTATGCAGTGCTATTACAATCATGTTGATACAGGCTTTCCAAAAGCCACTAGCTATTTAGGAGTTTCAGTTTTAGGTGTCCAGTTTGAGGGACCGTacatgggtctgattttcagaaagtactgagCCACCACTcctggaaaatcaggcccctttaagggatCTCATTAagcccttttgaaaaccttgACTAGAGTTTGTACTGTTGCTAGCAATAGAATGTCATGTGTTGCTGGTCTTAGTTTGCATTTGGAAGGGTCTCAACCTTTCCTTGCTGCTCACCAgtagtggcgccagggtttttggcaccctaggcggggatCCTTCCGCGCCCGcggttgttggcggcaattctgtggcgggggagaggggtccttccacggctcccggtctttggggcacttcagcagtgggtcctagAGCgcgtgaaggacccgccgcagaattgccaccgaagacccggagcgcggaaggatcccctgccgccgaattgccgccgaggatggcaaaatgccacccccccaaatcctggtgcggtcgcctaaatggaagcaccggccctgctgctcACACATATACAAGTTAATCCCAGTAATGACAACGTGAGATATCCAAGAGCACAACTCCCTAAGCATGACAGGAATAATTTCACTTAAACAgtctggaccagatcctcagcatagctccactgaaatcaatggaacagaCAGATTGACACCAaccaagaatctggcccattgtttgtTACCATATAAGCTCAGCAGAGGAATCTCAGTAATTATCAAAACTGCTTTTGTCTATGGCTGTTAAAGATGCTCTTTGGAGACTATTTGTACAGCCACATCTTTAGAATTTTTGTGATACATCTAGCTCTTCCCACAAGGGCCCTTGGCAATAGTGGCCATAAAAATTGCTCTTCAAATGactgaaaaatataaatatattcatttaaaatgtgtGAATGGTTGTCTGTCAAAAATCTTTAAACACTCATCTATTTGCGGTTTCGACGGTGGTAATAGCCTGACATTTGTTATTCACTCTctacaaaacaaaccaaaaccacccTCCTATACTTTCTGTTGCTGGATTTCAGTACCAGTTAATGAGTGTAACCGAACGCCCACAAAAAAGACCTGATATCTGTGTTTCCACATCACAAAGCATGCCAACAAACACACAATGGCTGTGATCAGATTAAGAACCATCTGCAGTAGCAGATACAGACTGAAAGTGCCAGTGACACTGGTACAGTCAGATACATCCTGGTAAACGAAGGTCCTACTGAGGGGATCTGAAGTTTCCAGTTTGCACTGGCAAGAGTCAAGGACGGCATCACAGGTAAACTGTACAATCTGTGAATAATGATGTGCAACAAAAGCCACTGCCAGAACACAGGTAATCAGACTCAGGGTGCTCAGTAGAAAGTACACCAGCTGAAAtaaatcaaaaaagaaaaacgTTCTTTTCCAGCTACACAGAGAACGGGGCATATAACCAACACATGCACCGATTTTTCTAGTGAAAGCGTGCATTTGAGGGACAGTTTATACATTTCATGCTCATGAGCTGCAATAAATATGTAATTCTGGGTTGATGCAGAGCTGTGGGTGCTAAAAGCAGTTGCAAGTACATCAGCGCTTCAAAGGCATATTTTACTTACTTTATACAAGGGTTGGAATATAATTTTCAGAACAGACCTGTTAAAAATAATATCAAGGAGTCTAACTTTTTACAAAGCTGCATGTTTAATGGAGCAGAGTGCGCTTTTATGGTACTGTTCATGCCACTTTGACTTGAGTTGCAACAGCCACATATTCAGGTAAGGTAACTTGGtgtggctctgttgaagtcaatggagcaccagcgatttacaccagctgaggcgcTAGCCTCAAATATTTAATTGCAAATGGTGGTGCTCACAAAAACTGCTGTAATTATGCCACTGACATAAAGGGTCTCTTAAAATTACAGGAACAACTTTGTGCATGCATCTACTCATGGCTATGTTTTGCACACAGAAAAGAATCAGACTCGTGCAGGCATATTGGACAGCCTAGGTATCTAATAACCTGAGCAGGGACTGCAAAGGCACTTTGCTTGAACTCATCTGAGGTTCCATGTGAAAAATGATGATTACTACAAAACAGGCACACAAATATAAGAGTAAATTTGTGCCTCACACAgaggcccctttggaaatctggcccagaAAGGTAAAGGAAGATTTCAAAGGCACAGAAGGAAGTTAAGTTCCCATTACTCTCTAAGGCTGCCACTTGAATGGCATAAAAAGGATAGAGTCCTGTTTTAGTCCCAGAGGGAAATGTAATTATTTGGGGCCTGGTACTGAAATCTGCTCTGCGTGGATAGAATTCTGATATCACTGTGAGATCATTCAGAGCCTCAGTCACTTGTTGGGAGAGGCTGCAGGAGAGGAGCTTTGATTATTATACAGTATGGAATTTCCTGACATTTGAGTTCTGGATCTGGCAATTTTTGTATTGCACTCACACTTTttgggaatatatatatattcaaataTAACTGTGCATGGTGCCAATATCATTTCTGGTTCTGCTGAGCAGGATGGAGACATTTATTTCTCTTGGCTTCTTACCTATCTGTCAGCAACATGGCATGATTGGGAATTcgttattttaaataaagaggctttattattatttttttaacctctgcACCATAAGCAAACTATCAATACATAAGCATTTTTTATGACCATGAAGCTTTAAGTATGTATGTTTTGATAAAATCCACTCTCTGGGTATATGTGTCTTTGATTGACACTGTAGATCTATCTTCCCTACATGTGtcagtttgggggaggggggggaaataGTAGGGCTATAGGAGATATCAAAGCAATATGTCCCTTCTGTCCTCAAAATAACCGAATTCAAGATATCCAGATCTTCATTTAGAAGCTATGGCTTCTATTAAGTTTAATGATTCTCCCTGCAGCCTTAAACTTAGGGCAATTTCTAAATGAAGGTAgcttttattaaatttaattatatttccCCTGAAGCTTTCATGGTAAAAGGCCCACAGTAAAAGTGAATTTACAAAATGAGGGCAGCTCCTATTAAAAACTGCATGGTAAAGGGGACAGCTACTAATTGAGGGCAGCCTCTGCACAAAGATATATGGTAATTTATGAGCATGTGTAGTATTTCAGAAGATGacgtaaacatttttaaagggaaaagcATGCTGGCAACAGATAATTCCATTAATGATGATATTCATGAGGGAACCAATTTTGATCAGTTATCCTGATGTAAATCTGTGGC contains:
- the SSPN gene encoding sarcospan isoform X2, encoding MVMLCVSYQPEEKTCFQFAIKLVYFLLSTLSLITCVLAVAFVAHHYSQIVQFTCDAVLDSCQCKLETSDPLSRTFVYQDVSDCTSVTGTFSLYLLLQMVLNLITAIVCLLACFVMWKHRYQVFFVGVRLHSLTGTEIQQQKV